One window of Papilio machaon chromosome 18, ilPapMach1.1, whole genome shotgun sequence genomic DNA carries:
- the LOC106712164 gene encoding UDP-glucosyltransferase 2, whose translation MWFIKLFIIITLNISCIAYNILLVSPLPSGSHGILGDAFVRIFTNAGHKVTFISSMTKLTSSSNVTVINVASNIKTFPDDLLNIKAIMDQKSDMRDDNLFFPVMDNLTLVTMQMKEVQELLNDETQSFDVVIAEWMYNEVYAGLSTLYNCPLIWFSSLEPHWLFLRVVDDAPNPAYNPDSMSANVIPYTFSQRVEELWLQISRSFYREIWAYKDTEDIFNEIYTPLFSKRGRPVPKYHEVRYNGSLTLGNSHAILGQATRLPQNYKSIGGFHIEENVKPLPEKLKQIMDNAKHGVIYFSMGSNLRSTDWPQKIKKELLKLFGELKQTVIWKFEETLTDLPSNVHIVKWAPQQSILAHPKCVLFITHCGLLSTTEAIYFGVPIIGIPVFVDQFVNAERAVKKGFGKKVSLSYSLVDELKVALKDVLSNSRYRDKAKELSAIYHDRILKPHEEIVHWVGHVIRSNGATYLRSPALMLSWYQKLYLDLLAIIISAIIIAVVIIKCLMTMIQRQYKTKIE comes from the exons ATGTggttcataaaattattcataattataacGTTAAATATAAGTTGTATTGCGTATAATATCTTATTAGTGTCACCATTGCCAAGTGGCAGTCATGGAATATTGGGTGATGCCTTTGTCAGAATATTCACGAATGCCGGTCATAAG GTTACCTTTATTTCTTCGATGACAAAATTAACATCATCTTCAAATGTAACAGTAATCAACGTGGcttctaatataaaaacatttccag acgatttattaaatataaaagcaataatGGACCAGAAATCGGACATGCGTGACGACAATTTATTCTTCCCTGTAATGGACAATCTAACTTTGGTCACAATGCAAATGAAAGAAGTGCAAGAATTATTGAACGATGAGACACAGAGTTTTGACGTAGTTATTGCAGAATGGATGTATAATGAAGTGTACGCTGG GTTATCAACGTTGTACAATTGTCCTTTAATTTGGTTTTCATCTCTTGAACCTCACTGGTTATTTTTGAGGGTAGTTGACGATGCACCGAATCCGGCATATAATCCGGATAGTATGTCAGCAAATGTCATTCCTTATACGTTCTCACAACGTGTTGAAGAATTGTGGCTACAGATATCTCGAAGCTTCTATCGGgaaat TTGGGCTTACAAAGATACTGAAGACATTTTTAACGAAATTTACACGCCACTGTTTTCGAAAAGAGGGCGACCGGTTCCAAAGTATCATGAAGTGAGGTACAACGGTTCTCTGACATTGGGCAACTCACACGCTATTTTAGGTCAAGCCACCAGATTACCGCAGAACTATAAATCTATTGGAGGATTCCATATAGAAGAAAATGTGAAACCATTACCTGAG aaGTTGAAACAAATCATGGATAACGCAAAACACGGCGTTATTTACTTTAGTATGGGATCTAATTTAAGAAGCACTGACTGGCCTCAAAAGATTAAGAAGGAACTGCTAAAATTATTTGGTGAATTGAAACAAACCGTTATTTGGAAGTTTGAAGAAACATTGACAGACTTACCAAGTAACGTTCACATAGTTAAATGGGCTCCACAACAAAGTATTTTAG cACATCCAAAATGCGTGCTGTTTATCACACATTGTGGTTTATTATCAACAACCGAGGCAATTTATTTTGGCGTCCCAATAATAGGAATCCCAGTTTTCGTCGACCAATTTGTGAATGCAGAAAGAGCGGTCAAAAAAGGATTCGGCAAGAAAGTTAGCTTATCCTATTCACTTGTTGATGAATTAAAAGTTGCACTTAAAGATGTGTTGAGTAATTCGAG GTATCGTGACAAAGCAAAGGAATTGTCAGCTATCTACCACGACCGAATATTGAAGCCCCATGAAGAGATCGTTCATTGGGTAGGGCACGTGATTCGAAGTAATGGTGCGACTTACTTACGCTCCCCAGCACTCATGTTATCCTGGTACCAGAAATTATACCTCGACCTTCTAGCAATCATTATTTCCGCAATAATTATAGCAGTTGTTatcattaaatgtttaatgacaATGATTCAGCGACAATATAAGACAAAAATTGAATAG
- the LOC106712109 gene encoding UDP-glucosyltransferase 2-like encodes MRLLSVILFLITNYLCSAYKILLMFPVPGRSHAILGEGFVRHLLNDGHEVTYITPIIMDMTHPRLRQIDISNNFKLMPPDQMFDTRNILMNKWDIKDIRFMLFVTTNFVNDTLTHPNIQRLIHDTSEQFDAVIVEWLYSELYAGFASVFDCPLIWSSSLDPHWLVLDLIDEVPNPAYNPQHLADIVTPLGFWNRAQELWHVIHTKYFKWRLRHRENQIFDNAFASSVALRGRKLPPLNDIRYSGSLILGNSHLSAGTAIRLPPNYIPIGGYHIKENIDSLPSNLQEIADNARNGFIYFSMGSMLKSSRIPDEMKKGLLDVFSKLNQTIIWKFEQELPDRPNNVHIVSWAPQLSILAHPNCKLFITHGGLLSVLETLHFGVPIIGVPMFGDQHMNINRVVEKGFGMRVDLNNDVVVNMEIAIREILDNPRYTEKVKEYSFIFHDRATPPGKELTHWVSHVIRTKGAPHLRSPGNMLPWYQKLYLDLAIVMFIALYLSVKILFQIFRRIILISINFVEFKQKVN; translated from the exons ATGCGTCTTCTTAgtgttatattgtttttaataacaaattatttatgttcagCGTATAAGATACTTCTGATGTTCCCAGTACCGGGAAGAAGTCACGCGATTCTCGGAGAAGGTTTTGTTCGACATCTTCTGAATGACGGACATGAG GTGACTTATATAACTCCAATAATTATGGACATGACTCATCCAAGGTTAAGACAAATTGATATATCAAATAACTTCAAACTCATGCCTCCAG ATCAAATGTTCGACACtagaaatatattaatgaaCAAATGGGATATTAAGGATATAAGGTTTATGTTGTTTGTGACAACTAATTTTGTTAACGATACACTCACTCATCCGAACATTCAGCGCTTGATCCATGACACTAGCGAACAATTCGATGCAGTTATCGTCGAATGGCTATACAGTGAACTTTATGCTGG ATTCGCTTCAGTATTCGACTGTCCTCTTATTTGGTCTTCTTCTTTGGACCCACATTGGTTAGTTTTGGACCTAATCGATGAAGTACCTAACCCAGCGTACAATCCTCAGCATCTCGCCGACATAGTAACACCATTAGGTTTCTGGAATCGGGCACAAGAGCTATGGCACGTGATACACACAAAATACTTTAAGTG GAGACTTAGACATAGAGAGAATCAAATTTTCGACAACGCATTTGCATCGTCTGTTGCTTTGAGAGGAAGAAAGTTACCACCCCTGAACGATATAAGATATAGTGGATCTCTCATATTGGGAAACTCACATTTATCTGCAGGAACTGCTATACGTCTACCTCCAAACTATATACCAATTGGAGGATATcacattaaagaaaatattgattCCTTACCATCG AACCTACAAGAAATTGCTGACAATGCTCGAAACGGATTCATTTACTTCAGCATGGGATCTATGTTGAAAAGCAGCAGGATTCCCGATGAAATGAAGAAAGGACTATTGGATGTATTTAGCAAATTAAATCAGACAATAATTTGGAAATTCGAACAGGAACTACCTGATCGACCTAATAATGTACATATAGTGTCGTGGGCACCACAATTGAGTATTTTGG CTCATCCCAAttgcaaattatttatcaCGCATGGAGGTTTGCTATCTGTACTTGAAACATTACACTTTGGTGTTCCTATTATCGGTGTGCCCATGTTTGGAGATCAACATATGAACATAAATCGTGTTGTAGAAAAAGGTTTTGGAATGAGAGTAGATTTAAATAACGATGTTGTTGTTAACATGGAAATAGCTATAAGAGAAATTTTAGACAATccaag atatacCGAAAAAGTCAAAGAATACTCATTTATATTCCACGATCGCGCGACGCCACCAGGAAAGGAGTTAACACATTGGGTATCACACGTTATACGAACAAAGGGTGCTCCTCATCTACGCTCCCCAGGGAATATGTTGCCCTGGTACCAGAAACTGTATTTAGATTTAGCGATTGTTATGTTCATAGCTTTATATTTGTctgttaagattttatttcaaatattccgTCGAATAATACTAATATCTATAAACTTTGTTgagtttaaacaaaaagtgaATTAA
- the LOC106712139 gene encoding UDP-glucosyltransferase 2-like yields MNLRGKSLLRFEESKYFGAHILVYLNVLPDEAKEWPRKFKPIAGYHVDRQVEPLPKDLKSIMDNAKHGVIYFSLGSNLNSQDVLDTYNEILMDVFSNLRQVVLWKHELKFTHLPSNVHILRWAPQQSILSHPNCILFMTQGGALSSIEALHFGVAILGIPIFADQFTNIKRAVDQGYAKQVDLPYSTGEDIKDTVEEMIRNPRFRNRAKELSRQYHNHSSPDKELVRFVRKVIRAGVTKYRPASENVSLKKLFMNIGLWGIIVSIARARGDNPDSETIQVFN; encoded by the exons ATGAACTTAAGAGGTAAAAGTCTACTAAGATTTGAAGAGTCTAAGTATTTTGGTGCACACAtattggtttatttaaatgtcttaCCAGACGAGGCGAAGGAGTGGCCTCGAAAATTCAAGCCTATCGCTGGATATCATGTTGATCGTCAAGTGGAACCTCTACCGAAG GATTTGAAAAGCATAATGGACAATGCTAAACATGGTGTTATTTACTTTAGTCTgggttcaaatttaaatagtcAAGATGTATTGGATACTTATAACGAAATATTAATGGACGTATTCAGTAATTTAAGACAAGTTGTACTCTGGAAGCATGAATTAAAGTTTACTCATTTACCTAGTAATGTTCACATTTTAAGATGGGCACCACAACAGAGTATTTTAT ctCATCCAAACTGCATTCTATTTATGACACAAGGTGGTGCACTTTCGTCAATTGAAGCGTTACATTTCGGAGTAGCAATACTTGGAATCCCAATATTCGCAGATcaatttacaaacattaaacGAGCTGTTGATCAAGGGTATGCTAAACAAGTAGATTTGCCGTATTCTACTGGAGAAGATATAAAGGATACTGTTGAGGAAATGATCAGAAATCCTAG gtttCGGAATAGGGCAAAGGAATTATCAAGACAATATCACAATCACTCGTCACCTGATAAGGAATTAGTGCGATTTGTGAGGAAAGTGATTCGTGCAGGAGTTACTAAATACCGCCCAGCATCTGAAAATGTGTCTTTGAAGaagttatttatgaatatagGTTTATGGGGAATAATCGTA tCGATTGCTAGAGCTCGAGGTGACAACCCGGATTCGGAGACCAtccaagtttttaattaa